From Streptomyces sp. TLI_105, the proteins below share one genomic window:
- a CDS encoding Mut7-C RNAse domain-containing protein: MNGPQIQISFAPALHLFVPADRRSGRTPLTTDGTSSLGHVVESLGVPLTEAGRLLVDGRPVDASHVPGAGETVEVEDVVRPQPVPGAPLRFLLDVHLGTLARRLRLLGVDAAYESEDIGDPALAALSARERRVMLSRDRGLLRRRELWAGAYVYSDRPDDQLRDVLERFAPPLAPWTRCTACNGELSDADKDTVRERLEQGTEKTYDVFAQCVECGRVYWRGAHHARLEAIVSDAVREFGGAATH, from the coding sequence GTGAACGGACCGCAGATCCAGATCAGCTTCGCCCCCGCCCTCCACCTCTTCGTCCCGGCGGACCGCCGCTCCGGCCGCACCCCCCTGACCACCGACGGCACCTCGTCGCTCGGCCACGTCGTGGAGTCGCTGGGCGTGCCGCTCACCGAGGCCGGCCGGCTCCTGGTGGACGGGCGGCCCGTCGACGCCTCGCACGTCCCCGGCGCGGGCGAGACCGTCGAGGTGGAGGACGTGGTCCGCCCGCAGCCGGTGCCGGGCGCACCGCTCCGGTTCCTGCTGGACGTGCACCTCGGCACGCTGGCCCGACGCCTGCGACTGCTCGGCGTGGACGCGGCGTACGAGAGCGAGGACATCGGCGACCCCGCCCTCGCCGCGCTCTCCGCGCGGGAGCGGCGCGTGATGCTCTCGCGGGACCGCGGTCTGCTGCGCCGCCGCGAACTGTGGGCGGGAGCCTACGTCTACAGCGACCGGCCGGACGACCAACTCCGCGACGTACTGGAGCGGTTCGCCCCGCCACTGGCGCCCTGGACCCGCTGCACGGCGTGCAACGGGGAGCTGAGCGATGCCGACAAGGACACGGTGCGCGAGCGCCTGGAGCAGGGCACCGAGAAGACGTACGACGTGTTCGCCCAGTGTGTGGAGTGCGGCAGGGTCTACTGGCGCGGCGCGCACCACGCGCGCCTGGAGGCGATCGTCTCCGACGCGGTGAGGGAGTTCGGCGGGGCGGCGACCCACTAG
- a CDS encoding NAD(P)H-binding protein, translating to MTVLVTGSRGRVATTLLGLLDAAGVKARAGSKNPADLSPPPGVDTVRCDLTDPATFDTALKGVDAVFLYAEAAHVGTFADRARAAGVEHVVLLSSSSVLAPDAAENAIAASHLAAERALSAAAESGAFEATHLQPGAFATNALQWARALKDGHGPALPYPHAYGDPIHERDVAEAAFAVLTEPRLRGSSYVLTGPESLDFTEQLAILAEVTGRPAPYTTVTPEEWKNSVAAFVPEPFADALLSYWSSHDGRPTPLTRTIEDLTGHAPRTFTTWAGDHADAFRP from the coding sequence ATGACCGTCCTCGTCACCGGAAGCCGCGGCCGTGTCGCCACCACCCTGCTCGGCCTGCTGGACGCCGCGGGCGTCAAGGCCAGGGCCGGATCCAAGAACCCCGCGGACCTCTCTCCACCGCCGGGCGTGGACACCGTGCGCTGCGATCTCACCGATCCGGCCACTTTCGACACCGCCCTGAAAGGCGTCGACGCCGTCTTCCTGTACGCCGAGGCAGCGCACGTCGGCACCTTCGCCGACCGGGCCCGCGCCGCCGGAGTCGAGCACGTCGTCCTGCTCTCCTCCAGCTCCGTCCTCGCGCCGGACGCCGCGGAGAACGCCATCGCGGCCTCGCACCTCGCGGCCGAGCGCGCCCTGTCGGCCGCCGCGGAGTCCGGCGCCTTCGAGGCCACCCACCTCCAGCCGGGCGCCTTCGCCACCAACGCCCTGCAGTGGGCGCGGGCGCTCAAGGACGGCCACGGCCCGGCGCTGCCGTACCCGCACGCGTACGGCGACCCGATCCACGAGCGGGATGTCGCCGAGGCCGCCTTCGCGGTGCTCACCGAGCCCCGGCTGCGCGGCTCCTCGTACGTGCTGACCGGCCCCGAGTCGCTGGACTTCACCGAGCAGCTGGCGATCCTGGCGGAGGTGACGGGCCGCCCGGCGCCGTACACGACGGTCACGCCCGAGGAGTGGAAGAACTCAGTGGCGGCCTTCGTCCCGGAGCCGTTCGCGGACGCCCTGCTCTCCTACTGGTCCTCCCACGACGGCCGCCCGACCCCCCTGACCAGAACAATCGAAGACCTGACGGGACACGCGCCCCGCACGTTCACCACCTGGGCGGGAGACCACGCGGACGCCTTCCGCCCATGA
- a CDS encoding GNAT family N-acetyltransferase, protein MKIIDLAPGDSRLESDLLPVLRELRPHLTPELFREVYAAGHPQGLRFSAAYTDGGRCVGAAGWRIVDNTSSLRKLYVDDLVTAAADRSTGVGHALIAHLEGHARAAGCHELNLDSGTHRTGAHRFYLRERFDIVAFHFTRPLTAPDAG, encoded by the coding sequence ATGAAGATCATCGACCTCGCCCCCGGCGACTCCCGGCTGGAGAGCGACCTCCTGCCTGTCCTCCGCGAGCTCCGCCCCCACCTCACCCCGGAACTCTTCCGCGAGGTCTACGCGGCCGGGCACCCCCAGGGGCTGCGGTTCAGCGCCGCCTACACGGACGGCGGCCGCTGCGTCGGCGCGGCCGGCTGGCGGATCGTCGACAACACCAGCTCCCTGCGCAAGCTCTACGTCGACGACCTGGTGACCGCCGCCGCCGACCGCTCCACCGGCGTCGGGCACGCGCTCATCGCCCACCTGGAGGGCCACGCCCGCGCGGCCGGGTGCCACGAGCTCAACCTCGACTCCGGCACCCACCGCACCGGCGCCCACCGCTTCTACCTGCGGGAGCGCTTCGACATCGTGGCCTTCCACTTCACCCGGCCGCTCACCGCCCCGGACGCCGGCTAG
- a CDS encoding GNAT family N-acetyltransferase, with protein sequence MDDDTSSVRLEAWSEGDAALLRALNAPELMDHLGGPETEEQLVRRHRRYVKLSADETGAGRMFRIVLLPEEVVVGSIGFWGQTWDGEPVYETGWAVLPGFQGRGLATAATRAVVAEARAAGLHRHLHAFPSADNAASNAVCRKAGFELLGERDFEYPPGNPMRCNDWRFDLG encoded by the coding sequence ATGGACGACGACACCTCATCCGTACGCCTGGAAGCCTGGTCCGAGGGGGACGCCGCCCTGCTGCGCGCCCTGAACGCACCGGAGTTGATGGACCACCTCGGCGGTCCGGAGACCGAGGAGCAGCTCGTCCGGAGACACCGGCGGTACGTGAAGCTGAGCGCCGACGAGACGGGCGCGGGGCGCATGTTCCGGATCGTGCTGCTGCCGGAGGAGGTCGTGGTGGGCAGCATCGGCTTCTGGGGGCAGACCTGGGACGGCGAGCCCGTGTACGAGACGGGTTGGGCGGTGCTGCCGGGCTTCCAGGGCCGGGGCCTGGCGACGGCCGCCACGCGCGCGGTGGTGGCCGAGGCCCGGGCCGCGGGGCTGCACCGCCATCTGCACGCGTTCCCGTCCGCGGACAACGCCGCGTCGAACGCGGTGTGCCGCAAGGCGGGGTTCGAACTGCTCGGCGAGCGGGACTTCGAGTATCCGCCGGGGAACCCGATGCGCTGCAACGACTGGCGGTTCGACCTCGGCTAG